A single genomic interval of Shewanella halotolerans harbors:
- a CDS encoding diguanylate cyclase domain-containing protein codes for MHLNSNRKHVAIFALLSCLFLLASVITISALTKYFVDNEIQQEEENLRKNLALIRFNFEATIYKDTYLADSLATVVTIDPEFAMKNWHVIAAKLLDKAQYVRNVAIAPNNIISLVYPLEGNEAAVGFDFRTQPNQLKTVLLAKEQQSVYIAGPVNLVQGGLGLIARYPIFADYPKNTQYWGGVSVVMNYNLLLHDTGITQFQGGDIAIKKQITANEPEQVFYGDASIFDNADVIYPIKLPSATWNMAARFHIENLERIGQLRLGIGGIGTIAAFTLYMLMLLLFRNYQHTHRAALHDELTHLPNRRFIINELDRLMNKPNQPPFTLLNIDLNDFKGVNDELGHEAGDELLKYIANRLVTVVGIKGSVARFGGDEFLILLYELTDMQEIEEIMAHITQAIESQPFSWQSQQLTPSLSIGYATYEGQNADIKELLSDADKRMYQQKRAYRESR; via the coding sequence ATGCACTTAAATTCAAATAGAAAACATGTTGCGATCTTCGCACTGCTCTCCTGCTTGTTTCTGCTCGCCTCAGTGATCACCATCAGTGCGCTAACAAAATACTTTGTCGACAATGAGATCCAGCAAGAAGAGGAAAACCTGCGCAAAAATCTGGCGCTGATCCGCTTTAACTTCGAGGCCACCATCTACAAAGACACCTATCTGGCCGATAGCCTGGCCACAGTGGTGACCATAGATCCCGAATTTGCCATGAAAAACTGGCATGTGATCGCCGCTAAATTACTCGACAAGGCGCAATACGTGCGCAATGTCGCCATCGCGCCGAACAACATTATCTCGCTAGTCTATCCCCTAGAGGGCAACGAAGCGGCCGTTGGCTTCGATTTTCGCACCCAGCCAAACCAGCTAAAGACAGTGTTACTGGCCAAGGAGCAGCAGTCGGTGTATATCGCCGGCCCGGTAAATCTAGTGCAAGGCGGATTGGGACTCATCGCACGCTACCCTATCTTCGCCGACTACCCCAAAAACACCCAATACTGGGGCGGGGTGAGCGTAGTGATGAACTATAACCTGTTACTCCATGACACAGGGATCACCCAGTTTCAGGGCGGCGATATCGCCATCAAGAAACAGATCACCGCCAACGAACCCGAACAGGTTTTCTACGGTGATGCCAGCATCTTCGACAATGCTGATGTGATCTACCCCATCAAGTTACCCAGCGCCACCTGGAATATGGCAGCAAGGTTTCATATCGAGAATCTCGAACGCATCGGCCAGCTGCGCCTGGGCATAGGCGGTATAGGTACGATTGCGGCCTTTACCTTATATATGCTGATGCTACTCCTGTTTCGCAACTATCAGCACACCCACAGGGCGGCGCTGCACGATGAATTGACCCACCTACCTAATCGGCGCTTCATCATCAACGAACTCGACCGTCTGATGAACAAACCAAATCAGCCCCCTTTTACCCTGCTCAACATAGATCTCAACGACTTTAAAGGGGTTAACGACGAGCTGGGGCATGAGGCGGGCGATGAGTTGCTAAAATATATCGCCAATCGTCTTGTGACAGTGGTTGGTATTAAGGGCTCCGTCGCCCGATTTGGCGGCGATGAGTTTCTGATCTTGCTCTATGAGCTTACCGACATGCAGGAAATCGAGGAGATCATGGCGCATATCACCCAGGCGATAGAATCCCAGCCCTTTAGCTGGCAGTCACAACAACTGACGCCCTCACTCAGCATAGGCTATGCGACCTATGAGGGTCAGAATGCCGACATCAAAGAGTTGCTCTCAGATGCCGACAAGCGGATGTATCAACAAAAACGCGCCTACCGGGAAAGTCGCTAA
- the lolE gene encoding lipoprotein-releasing ABC transporter permease subunit LolE: protein MRERLAFWVGWRFYMARQSNRFISFISFASTAGIALGVAVLITVLSAMNGFEKELEQRLLGVVPHGELTGVNEPLHDWPQIAEDAKKIPGIIASAPFVRIQGLIQKPGGFQGLTVIGITPELEAKVSNIDDFMPDTAWQALASKENSIVLGKGLANALGLSLGNTLSLYTPNLASQSAGRGLGSAKSHQFKVAGIFELGGELDLTTAYISLDYGAELLGLGDGVSGIRIKVDDVFAAPQLIRTLGYSQSQYMYLSDWTRTQGHLYQDIQLVRAVMYLVLALVIAVACFNIVSTLVMAVRDKQSEIAILLTMGMAKATIMGIFVVQGALNGLLGCLIGAGLGITLALNLSAIASGIEQLFGVQLLSADVYFIDFLPSQLHLLDVALVVSLALVMSLLATLYPAWKASRIHPAEALAGR from the coding sequence ATGAGAGAGAGACTCGCCTTCTGGGTAGGCTGGCGCTTCTACATGGCGCGTCAGTCCAATCGTTTCATCAGCTTCATCTCCTTTGCCTCTACCGCAGGCATCGCCCTGGGGGTCGCCGTGTTGATCACTGTGCTGTCGGCCATGAACGGCTTCGAGAAGGAGCTTGAGCAGCGCCTGCTGGGCGTAGTGCCCCATGGTGAGCTGACCGGGGTAAATGAGCCTTTGCATGACTGGCCGCAGATTGCCGAGGACGCCAAGAAGATCCCCGGTATTATCGCCAGCGCGCCATTTGTGCGTATTCAGGGCCTGATCCAGAAGCCCGGCGGTTTTCAGGGGCTAACGGTTATCGGCATCACGCCGGAATTAGAAGCAAAAGTTTCAAACATAGATGATTTCATGCCGGATACGGCTTGGCAGGCACTGGCCAGCAAAGAGAACAGTATCGTCCTGGGTAAGGGGCTGGCCAATGCGCTGGGGCTGTCGCTGGGTAACACTCTGAGCCTCTACACGCCAAACCTTGCCAGTCAGTCTGCGGGACGCGGCCTTGGTTCGGCCAAGAGTCATCAGTTTAAGGTGGCGGGAATTTTCGAGCTTGGCGGCGAGCTGGATCTGACTACAGCCTACATCTCGCTGGATTATGGCGCCGAGCTGTTGGGGCTGGGGGATGGCGTGAGTGGGATCCGCATCAAGGTGGATGATGTCTTTGCCGCGCCGCAGCTGATCCGCACCTTGGGCTATAGCCAGTCGCAATATATGTACCTTTCCGATTGGACTCGTACCCAAGGCCATCTCTATCAGGACATTCAGCTGGTACGCGCCGTGATGTATCTGGTGCTGGCGCTGGTGATCGCCGTGGCCTGTTTTAATATCGTCTCGACATTAGTGATGGCGGTACGTGACAAGCAGTCGGAGATCGCCATCTTGCTGACCATGGGGATGGCCAAGGCCACCATCATGGGGATTTTCGTGGTGCAGGGCGCGCTAAATGGCCTGTTGGGTTGCTTGATTGGTGCGGGACTGGGGATCACCCTTGCGCTGAATCTCAGTGCTATCGCCAGCGGTATCGAGCAGCTGTTTGGCGTGCAGCTCTTATCGGCCGATGTCTATTTCATCGACTTCTTACCCTCACAGCTACATCTTTTGGATGTGGCGCTGGTGGTGTCTCTGGCCCTGGTGATGAGCCTATTGGCGACTTTATACCCCGCTTGGAAGGCGAGTCGTATCCATCCCGCCGAGGCATTGGCTGGGCGATAG
- the lolD gene encoding lipoprotein-releasing ABC transporter ATP-binding protein LolD, translating into MTQQDNSLLLQVSNVSKRYHEGSIDTQVLSGVNLSIAKGEQVAIIGSSGSGKSTLLHIMGTLDKPSSGQVMFNGEDLYQLSPSRQAAIRNQELGFIYQFHHLLPEFTALENVAMPGLIQKRPRQEVELEAKELLSRVGLSHRLHHTPAEMSGGERQRTAIARALINRPKLVLADEPTGNLDAASGDSVYELIRELGSQLGTAFVVVTHDPKLAARMDRQLKMQDGQLSAWEMA; encoded by the coding sequence ATGACCCAACAGGATAACTCTTTGTTACTTCAAGTCAGTAACGTCAGTAAACGCTACCACGAGGGGAGCATAGATACTCAGGTGCTGAGCGGCGTTAATCTCAGTATCGCCAAGGGTGAGCAGGTGGCTATTATTGGCAGTTCTGGCTCGGGTAAGAGTACCTTGCTGCACATCATGGGCACGCTGGATAAACCCAGCAGTGGTCAGGTGATGTTTAACGGGGAAGATCTCTACCAGCTTTCCCCCTCGCGTCAGGCGGCGATCCGCAACCAGGAGCTGGGATTTATCTATCAGTTCCATCATCTGTTGCCCGAGTTTACCGCCCTTGAGAATGTGGCCATGCCAGGGCTCATTCAAAAGCGCCCGCGTCAGGAAGTCGAGCTGGAGGCTAAAGAGCTACTTAGTCGTGTGGGTCTTAGCCACCGACTACATCATACCCCGGCGGAGATGTCAGGTGGCGAGCGCCAACGCACCGCGATAGCCAGGGCGCTGATCAATCGTCCTAAGTTGGTATTGGCCGATGAGCCAACGGGCAACCTGGATGCTGCCAGCGGCGATAGCGTCTATGAGCTTATCCGAGAGCTGGGTAGCCAGCTGGGCACGGCCTTTGTGGTGGTCACCCATGATCCTAAGCTTGCCGCGCGCATGGACAGGCAGCTGAAGATGCAAGATGGGCAGTTAAGCGCCTGGGAGATGGCATGA
- a CDS encoding lipoprotein-releasing ABC transporter permease subunit produces the protein MNLALSWTIGYRYWRARKANPFASFITLFAVSGILLGVAALIIVSSVMNGLEGQLKQRILGAVPQLTVHSEQHLGNWQDVANTLIDGKQILAMSPSVATQAMLQAPSNISAVQVYGIYPELEKDNLARLNRHFNGSLDSLEAGKYRIIIGAELARRLDVKPGDKIRVLSGDGVVYSPLGPVPSQRKFIVAGVFEMGSQVDASLAYVHHEDALRLMRKSPNEIKSLRLYLADPFKASKLASKVEAAFEAAGDSVTTSDWRENYGHLFSAVKMEKNMMSLMLSLIIAVAAFNIVSALVMMVVDKTTDVAVLKTQGLTTGSIMGIFMIQGSLNAVLGLVGGLAIGVLATLNINTLFSMLGIHVLGAGQRLPVQLEWGQLSLIVVGTLAITFLATVYPALRAASVQPATALRYE, from the coding sequence ATGAATTTAGCGTTATCTTGGACCATAGGTTATCGGTACTGGCGAGCACGTAAGGCCAATCCATTTGCCTCATTTATTACCCTGTTTGCCGTGTCGGGGATCTTGCTCGGGGTGGCGGCCCTGATCATCGTCAGTTCTGTGATGAATGGCCTGGAGGGACAGCTCAAGCAGCGCATTCTTGGCGCAGTGCCACAGCTGACGGTGCACAGCGAGCAACACCTTGGTAACTGGCAAGATGTCGCCAATACCTTAATCGATGGTAAGCAGATCCTAGCTATGAGTCCGAGCGTGGCCACCCAGGCCATGTTACAGGCGCCGAGCAACATTAGCGCAGTGCAGGTTTATGGTATCTATCCCGAGCTTGAAAAAGACAATCTGGCCCGTCTGAACCGTCACTTCAACGGCTCTCTCGACAGTCTCGAGGCGGGCAAATACCGCATTATCATAGGCGCCGAGTTGGCGCGTCGTCTGGATGTGAAACCCGGCGATAAGATACGTGTACTCAGTGGCGATGGGGTGGTTTATTCGCCGTTGGGGCCGGTGCCGAGCCAGCGTAAGTTTATCGTAGCCGGGGTGTTTGAGATGGGATCTCAGGTGGATGCGAGCCTGGCTTACGTGCATCACGAGGATGCACTGCGTCTGATGCGCAAGTCCCCCAATGAGATCAAGTCGCTGCGCCTCTATCTGGCCGATCCCTTCAAGGCGAGCAAGTTGGCATCTAAGGTTGAAGCCGCGTTTGAGGCGGCCGGTGACAGTGTGACCACCAGTGATTGGCGCGAAAACTATGGTCATCTCTTCTCTGCGGTAAAGATGGAGAAGAACATGATGTCGTTGATGCTCAGCCTTATCATCGCCGTGGCCGCCTTTAACATAGTATCAGCGCTGGTGATGATGGTGGTGGATAAGACCACAGACGTTGCCGTGCTCAAGACCCAAGGCCTGACCACGGGGAGCATCATGGGGATCTTCATGATCCAGGGCTCACTCAATGCCGTTTTAGGCTTGGTGGGCGGCCTGGCTATCGGCGTGCTGGCCACATTAAACATCAATACACTCTTCTCGATGCTTGGCATTCATGTGCTCGGGGCGGGTCAACGCCTGCCGGTACAGCTCGAGTGGGGACAGTTGTCCCTGATCGTCGTTGGCACCCTGGCTATCACATTTTTAGCGACCGTTTATCCCGCACTACGGGCGGCTAGCGTACAACCTGCCACAGCTTTAAGGTATGAATAA
- the mfd gene encoding transcription-repair coupling factor, producing MNAFSILTPPKVKGVKSPQTLSQLTGAAQAISLAKLCEQYSGMTLVVTPDTPSALRLEAELGYLIAPKSIPVMLFPDRETLPYDSFSPHQDLVSQRLETLSRIPSAGHSLVIVPMSTLMVKLPPQSFLTGNVLLLSKGDNYPLEAVRSQLVNTGYHHVEQVYEHGEFAVRGSIIDLFPMGAQSPYRIELFDDEVESIREFDPETQRSSGEIESIRLLPAKEFPTNDAAIEGFRQRYRRQFEVVVKEPESIYQMVSRKVMPAGIESYLPLFFDETASLFDYLPGECQLVQVGDLENAAKHHLQEINQRYENRRVDPLRPLLPPKDLYLLTEQVFEAFKHLPRFLVKGDEATGTSVAAQIEALPSIAANHKLKQPLISLKEFADGGTPILFCVESEGRREALLELLAKIEIKPALLDHLESFSHKPQPFGLIVAPLSQGAIYHPKKGPSWALVCETELFGQRIAQQRRRDKQRQVSQDALIKDLAELKVGQPIVHLDHGVALYQGLETLDTGGLVAEYLKLEYAGGDKLYVPVASLNLISQYSVGADDAPQLNKLGNESWTKEKRKAIEKIRDVAAELLDVYARRQARPGEACRLDREEYAQFAGSFPFEETVDQETAIDAVLTDMCSPISMDRLVCGDVGFGKTEVAMRAAFVAVNDGKQVAILVPTTLLAQQHYENFKDRFADWPIKIEVMSRFKTAKEQQAVLKQLELGQVDIVIGTHKLLQSEAKFENLGLLIIDEEHRFGVRQKEKIKALRANIDILTLTATPIPRTLNMAMSGMRDLSIIATPPAKRLAVKTFVREYDDATVREALLREILRGGQVYFLHNSVETIEKRAREIEALLPEARVVTAHGQMRERDLEKVMSDFYHQKYNVLVCTTIIETGIDVPSANTIIIERADNFGLAQLHQLRGRVGRSHHQAYAYLMTPHPKRMTKDAIKRLEAIGALEDLGAGFMLATQDLEIRGAGELLGDEQSGHISKIGFTLYMEMLEDAVKSLKEGKEPSLDQMLRGQCEIDLRIPALLPEDYVGDVNIRLSLYKRIANCATAQALDELKVELIDRFGLLPQATKNLMEVSLFKHQATALGIAKIEMHPKGGSLEFNNDHCVDPGFIIGLLQSQPQNYRMDGPSKLKFLMPTETDKDRLALLSLIISQLMQHRLGEPRV from the coding sequence ATGAATGCTTTTTCCATCCTCACACCACCTAAAGTCAAAGGGGTTAAGTCGCCCCAAACCCTGAGCCAGTTAACCGGTGCCGCCCAGGCGATAAGCCTGGCTAAGCTGTGCGAGCAGTATAGCGGCATGACCTTAGTAGTGACGCCAGACACGCCAAGCGCGCTCAGGCTAGAGGCAGAGCTAGGCTACCTGATAGCGCCAAAATCGATCCCCGTGATGCTGTTCCCCGACCGGGAGACCTTGCCTTACGACAGCTTCTCGCCCCATCAGGATCTGGTATCTCAACGGCTTGAGACCCTATCGCGGATCCCAAGCGCCGGCCATAGCCTGGTGATCGTGCCCATGAGCACCCTGATGGTGAAGTTGCCGCCGCAATCATTCTTAACCGGCAACGTCTTGCTGCTCAGCAAGGGCGACAACTATCCCCTGGAAGCAGTGCGCAGCCAGCTGGTCAATACCGGCTATCATCACGTAGAGCAGGTGTATGAGCATGGCGAGTTTGCCGTGCGCGGTTCTATCATAGATCTCTTCCCCATGGGCGCCCAGAGCCCCTATCGCATCGAGCTGTTCGATGATGAGGTCGAGTCGATCCGCGAATTTGACCCGGAAACCCAACGCTCCAGCGGAGAGATCGAGTCGATTCGCCTGCTGCCGGCCAAGGAGTTCCCGACCAATGACGCCGCCATCGAAGGGTTTCGCCAACGTTACCGCCGCCAGTTTGAGGTAGTGGTCAAAGAGCCGGAGTCCATCTACCAGATGGTGAGCCGCAAGGTGATGCCCGCCGGGATCGAGAGCTACCTGCCCCTCTTCTTCGACGAGACAGCGAGCCTGTTCGACTATCTGCCCGGCGAGTGCCAGTTGGTGCAGGTGGGCGATCTTGAGAATGCTGCCAAACACCACCTGCAGGAGATAAACCAGCGCTATGAGAACCGCCGGGTCGATCCCCTGAGGCCACTGCTACCGCCAAAGGATCTCTACCTGCTGACCGAACAGGTCTTCGAGGCCTTTAAGCATCTGCCGCGCTTCCTGGTCAAGGGCGATGAGGCAACAGGCACCAGCGTTGCGGCGCAGATCGAGGCGCTGCCCAGTATCGCCGCTAACCATAAGTTGAAGCAGCCACTTATCAGCCTTAAAGAATTTGCCGATGGCGGCACGCCAATTTTATTCTGCGTTGAATCGGAAGGCCGCCGCGAGGCGCTGCTGGAACTGCTGGCCAAGATAGAGATTAAACCTGCGCTGCTGGACCATCTGGAGAGCTTCAGCCATAAGCCTCAGCCCTTTGGCTTAATCGTCGCGCCGCTATCTCAAGGCGCCATCTATCACCCCAAGAAGGGCCCTAGCTGGGCACTGGTGTGTGAAACCGAGCTGTTTGGCCAGCGCATCGCCCAGCAACGCCGTCGCGATAAACAGCGTCAGGTAAGCCAGGATGCGCTCATCAAGGATCTGGCCGAGCTCAAAGTCGGTCAACCTATAGTCCATCTGGATCACGGCGTCGCCCTCTACCAGGGACTGGAAACCCTGGACACTGGCGGCCTGGTCGCCGAGTACCTGAAACTGGAATACGCCGGTGGCGATAAACTCTATGTGCCCGTCGCCTCCCTCAACCTCATCAGCCAGTACAGTGTCGGCGCCGATGATGCACCGCAGCTCAACAAGCTGGGCAACGAGAGTTGGACCAAAGAAAAACGCAAGGCGATCGAGAAGATCCGCGACGTGGCCGCCGAACTCTTAGATGTCTACGCCCGCCGTCAGGCCCGCCCCGGTGAGGCCTGCCGATTAGATCGCGAAGAGTACGCTCAGTTTGCCGGCAGCTTCCCCTTCGAAGAGACGGTAGATCAGGAAACCGCCATCGATGCCGTGCTCACCGACATGTGTAGCCCCATATCGATGGATCGTCTGGTGTGTGGCGACGTCGGCTTCGGTAAGACTGAGGTGGCGATGCGCGCCGCCTTCGTTGCGGTCAACGACGGCAAACAGGTGGCCATCTTGGTACCTACCACGCTACTTGCTCAGCAGCACTATGAAAACTTCAAAGACAGGTTTGCCGACTGGCCCATCAAGATAGAGGTGATGTCACGCTTTAAGACCGCCAAGGAGCAACAGGCGGTGCTCAAGCAGCTGGAGCTTGGCCAGGTGGATATCGTTATCGGTACCCATAAACTGCTGCAGTCTGAGGCCAAGTTTGAAAACTTAGGCCTGCTTATCATCGACGAGGAGCACAGGTTCGGCGTGCGTCAGAAGGAGAAGATCAAGGCCCTGCGCGCCAATATTGATATTTTGACCCTGACGGCTACCCCTATCCCGCGTACCCTCAACATGGCGATGTCTGGCATGCGCGATCTCTCCATCATCGCCACGCCGCCAGCCAAGCGATTGGCGGTTAAGACCTTCGTGCGCGAATATGATGATGCCACGGTGCGCGAGGCACTGCTGCGTGAGATCTTAAGGGGCGGCCAGGTCTATTTTCTCCACAACAGTGTCGAGACCATAGAGAAGCGCGCCCGGGAGATAGAGGCGCTACTGCCCGAGGCGCGAGTTGTCACCGCCCATGGTCAAATGAGAGAACGCGACCTTGAAAAGGTGATGTCTGACTTCTATCACCAGAAATACAATGTGTTGGTGTGTACCACCATCATAGAGACGGGCATCGATGTGCCCAGCGCCAACACCATCATCATAGAGCGAGCCGATAACTTCGGCCTGGCGCAGCTGCACCAGCTCAGGGGGCGTGTGGGGCGCTCACATCATCAGGCCTACGCCTATCTGATGACGCCCCATCCAAAACGCATGACCAAGGATGCCATCAAGCGTCTGGAGGCCATTGGCGCGCTGGAAGATCTCGGCGCAGGCTTCATGCTGGCGACTCAAGATCTCGAGATCCGCGGCGCGGGTGAACTCCTGGGCGATGAGCAGAGCGGTCATATCTCCAAAATAGGCTTTACCCTCTACATGGAGATGCTGGAAGATGCGGTGAAGTCCCTCAAGGAGGGCAAGGAGCCTTCGCTGGATCAGATGCTCAGGGGACAGTGTGAGATTGACCTGCGGATCCCAGCGCTGCTGCCGGAAGATTATGTGGGCGATGTTAACATCCGCCTGTCGCTCTATAAGCGTATCGCCAACTGCGCCACCGCCCAGGCACTGGACGAATTAAAGGTCGAGCTGATCGATCGCTTCGGCCTCTTGCCTCAGGCCACCAAGAACCTGATGGAAGTCTCGCTGTTCAAACATCAGGCAACGGCGCTCGGCATCGCCAAGATAGAGATGCACCCCAAGGGCGGTAGCCTGGAATTTAATAACGATCACTGTGTAGATCCTGGCTTTATCATCGGACTATTACAGAGTCAGCCACAAAATTATCGTATGGACGGCCCAAGTAAGTTAAAATTCTTGATGCCGACAGAGACAGACAAGGATAGGTTAGCCCTGTTATCCCTGATCATCTCTCAACTCATGCAACATCGCCTTGGAGAACCGCGTGTTTAA
- a CDS encoding peptidoglycan binding protein CsiV, which yields MFKKSLLLVTTLASLSGAVWADNERWFEVEVYLFERQGGQLEETLASPGNRHTRQPIDMISPLFATDITGASLGLEGCSAQQWLETPEDCDRQLQQAQVTHPSQIPSIIGAPTPQYATLGAGTVLLADSQSQFGEIITTLKREAGHKSLLHMTWQQSMLPRHQAKPVRLYGGEDFSDRFNEDGYAVNAAPQSDTSGIPQFNFDLNFEEKQAAPIWELDGTLNIYLNHYLYVETALTLHRAGNKTQPQLEDETVLSQVPYLYNIYMTQNKRVKSDEIHYFDHPNMGMILQIRKMEQPGERTLEVSQPNVVPQN from the coding sequence GTGTTTAAAAAGAGTCTTTTATTGGTGACCACCCTTGCCTCACTATCCGGCGCCGTCTGGGCAGATAACGAGCGTTGGTTTGAGGTGGAAGTTTACCTGTTTGAGCGTCAGGGAGGTCAATTGGAAGAAACCTTGGCAAGCCCAGGCAATCGTCACACGCGTCAACCGATAGACATGATCTCGCCGCTGTTTGCCACGGATATTACCGGTGCCAGCCTCGGCCTCGAGGGCTGCAGCGCCCAGCAGTGGCTGGAAACGCCAGAAGATTGCGACAGACAGCTGCAACAGGCGCAGGTGACTCACCCCAGCCAGATCCCTAGCATCATAGGCGCGCCAACCCCGCAATATGCCACCTTAGGTGCCGGCACCGTCTTATTGGCCGATTCCCAGTCGCAGTTTGGGGAGATAATTACCACCTTAAAGCGCGAAGCCGGACACAAGAGCCTGCTGCATATGACCTGGCAACAATCTATGCTGCCCCGTCATCAGGCGAAACCCGTGCGTCTCTACGGCGGTGAAGATTTCTCAGATCGCTTCAATGAGGATGGCTACGCGGTGAACGCGGCGCCCCAAAGTGATACTAGCGGCATTCCGCAGTTTAACTTCGATCTGAATTTCGAGGAGAAGCAGGCGGCCCCTATCTGGGAACTGGATGGTACGCTCAACATCTATCTGAACCATTACCTCTATGTGGAAACGGCGCTAACCCTACACAGGGCTGGTAATAAAACGCAGCCACAACTTGAGGATGAGACGGTATTGAGCCAGGTGCCATATCTGTACAACATCTATATGACGCAGAATAAACGTGTGAAGAGTGACGAAATCCATTATTTCGATCACCCTAATATGGGGATGATCTTACAGATCAGAAAGATGGAACAGCCCGGCGAGCGCACCCTCGAGGTGAGCCAGCCAAACGTGGTCCCGCAGAATTAA
- a CDS encoding acylphosphatase, which produces MKRVLLTISGKVQGVCFRRYSQLKANELGLTGYAKNLEDGRVLILLQGGSLAVDRFIAWSEQGSPQAVVDNVLVEEDEADEIYLDFSVY; this is translated from the coding sequence ATGAAGCGGGTATTATTGACAATATCGGGAAAGGTTCAGGGCGTGTGTTTCAGGCGATACAGCCAGCTGAAAGCCAATGAATTGGGGCTGACGGGGTATGCCAAAAACCTGGAAGACGGCAGGGTGCTGATTTTATTGCAGGGAGGCAGCTTAGCTGTCGATCGTTTCATCGCCTGGAGTGAGCAGGGTTCGCCTCAGGCTGTAGTGGATAATGTGCTGGTGGAGGAAGACGAGGCAGATGAGATCTACCTCGATTTTTCTGTCTATTAG
- the ycfP gene encoding alpha/beta hydrolase YcfP encodes MILYFHGFDATSPGNHEKMRQLQFVDPDVRLISYSTLHPKYDMQYLLNEVSRQLTQSDDPAPLAIGVGLGGYWAERIGFLNGLKTVMINPNLHPEDNMLGKIDRPEEYADIASKCVSQFREKHKGRGMCILSRQDEVHDNQAVANTLAPFYPIVWDEEQRHKFPSLAAHLAEIKAFKEQQ; translated from the coding sequence ATGATCCTCTATTTCCACGGTTTTGACGCCACCAGTCCAGGTAATCATGAAAAAATGCGCCAGCTGCAGTTTGTCGACCCCGACGTAAGGCTGATCAGCTACAGCACGCTTCACCCCAAGTACGATATGCAGTATCTGCTTAACGAGGTGAGTCGTCAGTTAACCCAGAGTGACGATCCCGCGCCTCTGGCAATCGGTGTCGGCCTCGGCGGCTATTGGGCCGAGCGGATAGGTTTTCTCAATGGCCTTAAGACCGTGATGATCAATCCTAATCTGCATCCGGAAGACAATATGCTCGGCAAGATAGACAGACCGGAAGAGTATGCCGACATCGCCAGCAAGTGTGTCAGTCAGTTTAGGGAGAAACACAAGGGCCGGGGTATGTGTATCCTGTCTCGCCAGGATGAGGTGCATGACAACCAGGCGGTGGCCAATACCTTAGCGCCTTTCTATCCCATCGTCTGGGACGAGGAGCAGCGCCATAAGTTTCCTTCGCTGGCCGCGCATCTCGCCGAGATAAAGGCCTTTAAAGAGCAGCAGTAA